GTCTATACTGCAACTGAGGATCTACATACAAGGCCAAATCTGTGTTTATAGCAAATAATGTTGCTACTTTGCCTTATGTAAGCTATGAGTTGGCTCTACTGACTCTGTTCTAGTCTATACAGCAACTGTGGGGAGCTGCATATAGGGCCAAATCTGTTTCTATAGCAAATAATGTTGCTACACTGCTTTATCTTAGCTATGAGATGGCTCTGCTGACTCTATCCTTGTCTACACAGAAACTGAGGAGCTACACACAAGGCCAAATCTGTGTTTATAGCAAATAGTGTTGCTACTCTGCCTTAACTTAGCTCCGAGAGGACACTGCTGACTGTTCTAGTCTACACAGCAACTATGAGGAGCTGCATACAGGACCATATATATGTTTATAGCAGGTAGTATTGCTACTGCTGCTTTATCTAAGCTATGAGATGGCTCTGCTGACTCTGTCCTAGTCTATACAGCAAAGCGAGCCTCAGAAAGACGCTATGGATTATTTCTGCCAtttcattacagtgaatggggctgagctgttatACCAGACATGACCTATGCGCAAGAGTGGGGCTGTTTCTGAATCAACAAAGCAAACCTTTCTATCTCATCTTATAAAAAGATTTGTCTCTGCTGCTTTCGACCATGAATCATGGGGCTTGCTGTATTGTGATGCCGATACATGACCATGCCCACTAGGGGCAGCATTGTGTGTAATCATGAGGGCTATAATAAGCAAtaaaattataagaaaaaaaaacgcaacaaaaatCCAAAATTTCTCTCCGCCCAGAATTCACGGTGGGGTGCCACCAAAGAGGTAGATTATTTTGCATATGGCCACCGGCTCTATTGTTTCAGGACTGTGGgtggttgttttttttctttgttttatggGTTAGTTGTGCAGTATTAGGGCGGATTACTACTAAGCCTCTTTTATGACATTATCCTAGTATTAGTGCCTCGATTTAATTTAAGAATTACAGTAAAATATGGCGGATGCTTCTGCTATATCGTAATGTCGTCCAGCAGGCTCTAGAAGTTTCTCACCCGTGGAGAATGCGGTTGCTATGTTCTCTATGCATGTGACGTGACTCTAGTAGATAAGAATGTGGATGGGGAGGATGTCTACTGTATATGACGGTGACAACTGGTTTATACGTTGGGGCATCATATACACTCATGACTAACGATGGCCGCTACATTGAAGCATTGAGGCCTCGTCTAGATATCCATATCAGAAGTTTAATCTTTAAAGCCTCTGGAATAGACCTACACCAATCGGCCATAATATTGCGTAGATCCCTCTTGTTCCTCCACAAATCATGGACAccacaagacctctgaaggtCTGGCAGCAGATCCTGTAAGCTGTGAGGTGAGACCTCCATGGATCGGACCTGTTTTTCCAGCACATGATGGGAACGGATGGAGATCTGGAGGGTTTGGAGGCAAAGTCAACATATTAAAACCTCTTTCACGTTCCTCAGAAACGTTCTCATAAGTGTAGGGGATCGGGAAGCATCAGAACTGGGTCGGTGAAGTAAGCAGCCTTTTTAAAGAAATTTTAGTAATCTGGACAAACCCGTTTAACCTCTTTTTGCTGCCATGTCTCCACCACTTGAGGATGCTGGATCAGTGGGATTCCAGAAGGCCAAATTATAGAACAACAGTTCTTGAGTAGACCTTTGGAGGAGGGGAGAAGAATTGAAGCACCATAAAGAGGAGATAACTTGATAAAGCATTGTGTCGTGTTTACTCTTCCACTGCCTCGCCCCCGGAAGAGGATTTGTACGTCCTGTAGATTCTCTGATATAAGGGCCCAACCTACCTCGCACATTTCTATTGTAGGTCGTGTCAGACCTGTAGGACTGGTTGTTCTAGTCCTGTCCAGGTAGTCGTCGGGCTTAACCCTAGCTCTGATTGAATGCCTGGACCCACACACGTTATGGTTCTTCTCATGTTTCATTGTCATCTCCGAACCTTTTTGACCTTCTCCATAGCAGCTCCTTACGGTATATACAGCTCCTTATCCTGCTCCACCATAAAACTCAGCGTGGCCTTTTACAACATAATTGATACGCGCAGCTGATATTTTACATTTGTTGCAAGACAATTAGTGTCTGGATGGCatccaaattatttttttctcaagtTGTTTTCTCGCCAAAGATTTTATTGGCCTATTGATTAGATGGTTTGGAGATCTAGAGAGACCAATTTGGTTTCCTGGTGGAGGAGTGAACATTATATCTAGTAGATATGTCATAAAAGCCTATGTAAAGATAACCTCCTGGTCTTATTACCACCTTGCGATATACATGAGCCCCCTCCCCGCTCAATCACCTGATGGTGGACTGTTGTGATGGACAATCAGCCGCCAATACATAACATCAAGGGTCAGCCCCAACCATTGAGagctattaaagggattgtggCAAGATGGAATCCAGGTTAGGAGATCAGTGTgtttgatcggtggaggtccatcCGTTCATTCTCCACCAATCGGCTGTTCCTGCGGTAGCTCTAGCACCAGAGCTACAacgccatccattgtgtagtggacagagctggtaaccGCATTGAAGTGactactgcagtaaccagctccgtccactactcAATGGAGTGCGCTGTAGTTCCAGTGCCAGAGCTGATGAGTggtggtgtcggacccctgctaatCACGTATTGATGACCCACCCTGAGGAGTTTTCCTACTGCCATGTAATGTCTGGCCGCACCAGTACATGGCACGTGTGGACATGCCCTAAGGCACACCTCACAGGATGTGAATGGATTCTAAATCCACATCTGAATCTTCTCGTGTGGAGCAGTGTGAACCCGGCCCAAGGTATCTTGAAGGGCTACTCCCGTTTCAGCAATCCTTGTTAGACTTCTAGATCATGGAAAGTTGAACAGTTTTTGTATCCGTTCCCcacagttttcaagatctctgcttggaATTGACCTCCACAGGATGGAAGCCTGTtctggtcatgtgatggacacacacacacacacacacacacacacggggacctGCACTTGTCCTGGTCATAGTGAAGTTTCTATGCatggacagcaagcagagatcttgaaagccCTGGATTCTGAAAGAATATTGAAGGCTTGCATCATTTTACGTCCTGGAGTTGGGTTTTCAGTTATGTGCGTCATCGTAGCTTTCCGGACACCTGCTGGTATCGGGCCTTTGTACTAATATTTGAGCTTGGAGTTCAGGACAGAAGTTGCACCTCCTCTGTTGGGCAAGCCTCTACCTGGCAGGGGAGTGCCTGTCACTATACGGACAACCAGAGGCGACGCGCTTGACACCATGAGCTCTGCGAGGGATTATCACTgttctgttaaccctttcctgcacAGAATAGAGATGGGGAATGTCCCTGCATTATCCCAAATTTTTAATTAACCCCTCCCCACCTATGTCATGTATATTAGCAGGCTTATTGTACGCTCTCTGTTCATTTCCGTGTTATGTTGGAAGGCGCTGCTTCTGCATTTCACTAATTGCTAGAGAATCATTTCCAGggaatttaatattgatggcctatcattcATATTAGATCACGAAACCCCTctacgatcagctgcttgaagaggctgAGACGGTATACCCAGAACAGCgccatatattgtatagtggatgtacttggtattgcagcccaggcccattcaagtgcacctaggccatgtgacaataaacatgacgtcactgccctaggaagaggccacagctctTATCGGCGTGCCGTGGCTTTTTCAAGCAACTGATCAGAGGGGGGGGGGCCACGCCCacacccaccgatctgatattgttaGGATAGGTCAGTAATGGGCAAACTGCGgatttccagctgttgtaaaactacaaatcccatcatggcctgctgtaggcagactgggcatactgggagttgtagttctacaacagctggagagccgcagtttgcccatccccgagataggtcatccatattgaactcctggaaaacccctttaaaagaaacgTAGTTTCCGACACAACGAGGAGCCTTCTGTATGCAGACTTATACCGTTCCCAGTCAGTTCAAAGGGAGCTGTCTACATCTATAACCCTCCTCCTGAGTAGCACATTAATATAATaaatgtatgcagtaagctcctgagctccctctagtggtatctACAAGCAGACAGAAGTTTATTACTCCAAGAGGCACATTTATGGCACAttgacaggatatgccataaatgtcctatGCGTgtggttccagaggtgggatctgcaccCATCTTgagaaaagggtatttttttcGGCCGCTATTGAGGTGGCCTTGTGTGTGCAGACCACTTTTTCTCTATGGGAGTTTCAGAAATAGCAAAGTAAGCGTGTGTTCCTATGTTTAGAACTCCCTATAGAAGTGTATGcaaggccacctctccattcctgGGGGGGGTTCAAGGCTGGGCCGTGTTCCTGtgggggttccagaggtggaTATGATATAAATGTCTTATGACTGTGACATGAGGCAACGGATTTGGAGCtcattaacataaaaaattatcTCCAACCCCTACAAAAGGAGGGGAACATCTTAAAATTCCTGGGGGTTCCCCCACCGGTGGCAGAAGAAAGCATCTTGATGGAAAATTACTACTTGGGGAATTTCCTTAGTGTATTCCTGGAATAGAATTTCATGAGATACTTAATAAGTTTGCAGTTAGTAATGTAGGGGCAAATAGGCCACTCCCCTGGGCATGCCCCCAAACTGTACAGGTCTGCCCATTTATGGGCGAGGTTTACATATGCCCCACCCACTTTTGGTCCAGGACAGTCCCAATTTGCATCTGAAACTTAGGAACAGCCCCTGCAAATTCAGGACTATGTGAGATGGTCAATAGTATGGGAGTCAACCCTCAGGAACCTACCGATTAGAATAACAAGGGGGGCTTATCTCTTACTAGAGAGCCCCCCACCCTTTCTGCTTTTTGCAGGGCACCCCTATAGATGTACTACAGCTGGGAGAACTGCATTCTGGGTAGTGTTCGCATTGCACAATCTTCTCGCCGTCTTCGCTCTCATTTCTGGACAGCTGGAATGAGGTTTGGCATGACGCAGGCCAGTCCTCTCCTTGATGACGGACACATCCGGGAGAGATCTGGGTGGCTTGGCACACATGACTGGCACAATTATCACTTGGATGTATGCACAGTAAAGAGAGATGTCGACACTGAGCAGTGTCCACTTAACCCTTCGTCGACCCAGGCCATGGTCGTAATGTTGCTTTCACCTTTTCTCTAGTGATATCGCTCATTTAGGCAGCAGTACGTTTTTATTCCAGACGATAGACAACCTgaagaaaaatattaaatctATAATATCCCACTTAGAAgctaagatatgactcttttgatTTGTAGGCCCAAAACCTGAAGAGTGCATCTGATAACACATTCCCTCCGAATTTTTGAGGTGATTTGTAGCCCGAAAGCCTGAAGAGAGAATCTGATGACGTCCTATTCCATCCTGATTTGTAGGCCCAAAGCCTAAAGAGGGCACCTGATGATGTCCTATTCCCTACTGTCTTCTCTGAGATGATTTGTAGGTCTAAAGTTTAGAGAGAATCCAATGATGACAAATGTCCTCATTTCTGTGAAGTGAAATGTTGTGATGGAGACCTTAAATGGTGCCAAATCATAGAAAATATTGATGTCCCCACATATACACATTTGGCTGATTCTATATAGGCCGGGTAGGATGGAGATACGGTTGTATTTCATGGTTTGATGCATGTCAGGTCTCCAGGACAACATGGCAGGAAGGAGATGTGTTGTCATCAGAGTCTACTTCAGGCCTCTGACCTGTGTCTTGAAGCTATTATATCTCAGCAGAGAAGGAAGAAAAGGCTTTCACGTTTTTagtgtgcattaaaggggttttaaagACCCAACAAGTCCAAACAACCGAACTTAACTACACAGAACACACCTGAAGAAGAAAGTTACTCGCCTTCCTGAATATGCATTAGTCGGCCGCTCCGGATCCCAGTGCTCTTCTGAATATTTTGAATTTGCCAACTTCACGTCCTTTACTAGGTTTCCAACCTGAGCTATGGACAGGACATCACTTCTGCTGTGGACGGGACCAGAACTATTCCTCTCTGGTGCTTGTGCAGATGAACGAGAAGGAAAGAAATAGTTCTAGCCTGTCTACATCGGAAGCAACCTCCCATCCATAGCTCAGACCGGAAAAATTATGACTGTGGATGCGTGATTTTTAGAAGTGGAGCATTATGAAACTTGGTTTCCGAGTGGCTGATCATATACCTTCAGAACTTCCAGGAGTGATAAGTAATCAAAGAGTTATACCCATCGCCGACATCaatggcatatctctaggatatgcaaTCTGTGTCAGATATGTTCTGGACACACCTGTGGCAccccgctcctatctccagaatgggacctCTGAAGCTACATTGGGAGATCCAAAAATGGCCAAGCAagcttgctcagctatttttggaagttccaTAGCGGCGAATGCTCGGTGTGCTCTCCTTTGCTTCATGCTTCTCATTTTGGAGATGGGAACAggtcccgcacctatctgacatttatggaCGAGGTGGTCAGACTGTTTCACAGATTGAGCACCCTCATATGAAACCTCCCTTTAGGACAGTATTACACTTATTGTGATGTCAGTTTTTCCTGACTTGTCTCGTTTTGGTGCAGGGTTATACATCCTTTTGGAATGACTGCATATCCTCGGGACTACGTGGCGGTATCCTCATCGAGCTCGCCCTCAGGGGACGTGTTATTCTGGAGCCGGCTACTTTACGCAAGAAACGCCTCTTGGATCGAAGGGTAAGATTATGTACTCCTCTGCACATCGCTTTAAGAGCTTACATTGGGGTTGTCCATCAGGACCATCTCCCATGGAAggctgtttttgttttatttttgtttttatttttacctttatacCGTTGTATTCCATACCACAACCAAATGGTATGCCAAGTCCATCTGGCCTCCTAATGGAACATTGTGGATACTTCTGGTGTATGTCAGGAGCTTTATCCAGTGTATGCATTAAATGAATCTCCATGTAATGGCAGCTGGGCAGGGTCTGCCAGCACGAGACCTCTTTCTTCAGAGAAGGTCCTAGGCGGAGACTTCTAAAATCTCTAAGTTGTGGGAGAGTGACCCTTTAAGACAACCTCCCCCCaggtaaaaaaatacataaatcacactAGTGGTAGGGTGTGCATGCTTCTTTAAATGTCAGAAGCCTTACTACTTCCTGGTACAATAGGAAATCTATAAAACCGGGCAGGGTTCCAGATGGTCAACACCATGGTGTGTGTTCAGCCTGTGTGATGCGGAGCCAAATCCTTACCAGTCACAAGGTGGATGTGACACTTCTTAAAGGCAATACTAAACTTCTGCAGTCCATAACAAAATGTAGCAAAATTCCTTTAAACCCGCATTCGATAATCCATAAATTCTCAGTCCAAGACATGTTGCCTCACCGAGCGCAGCCGAAGGTGAACAGGTCTCAGTGGAGCGTTTCTGCCCTTGTATGTCATCGATCAACACCGCCACCAATCAAAAATGCGCACATACGCGCACACAAAACTTCTTGCGGAGTGAGTAGGGTAGCTTTGTCATGCTGCACATGTTCAACCACCCTGAGGCGATTACAGGTCGTAGCTAATGCAAACAGTCAGCAGGCTGGACTAATGAGGTCAGAATTTCCCATCGTGGACCTACAGTGAGCTGGTGTATTATATAATACTGTAGTATGAGCTCCGACCCACCCCCTCCTGCTCCCAGAGCTGTCTCCGCTCAGCTAATCTTCCAGGGTGTGGTGTAATAACCGACGTCCTGCTATTTAGTATGTGTGCACTGACCTATAAGAACCCTAGAAAGTTATTGGCTGCACATAAGCTCTGCAGCCTCCGGTCTAATGACTACAACCTCCCTCAGACCCGTcacacattccttttttttcacCAAAACCTTTACTGACTGATGTTTGGAGTAGTTGTTTTTGTAAGATCCCTAGGTTGGGAAACACTATTAAACAAAACCTTTTACGCAGCCTGAGTGTCGGGGCATTGGTAGGAATgctcgttcccgataattgccctaTGTCAAGGTGCCTTCAAGCGAGGTCATTCTTTGGGTGATCACATCTTTCACACATCACCTTAAATGATAATTTCTGGGCCGAGGATCATCCTGTGTAAAGAGGGATGTGTTTCCAACAAAcagtgaatctgtatggggaggaatgatcgtaGCAGTGATAATTTATTCCCTTGCAGAGGGGATTAGTGCTTCGTGTAAATGCGGTTTAACAAACAGTAGTGATCGATAGCAGGAGAGAAGGACCACCCATGGCCAACCAAAAAGGGGGGGTTTCGCCACCTGTGCAGGGCTCGGGATTTTCTTAGTCAGGGGCATTTATTGGGTACAGTTTTGCCAGTTTGTTGAGACATGAGGTCTTGCTCTAAGTTGACCTTTCGTATAATTGCTTCATAGGTGCTGCTCAAGTCAGAGGCACCAACAGGAGATGTTCTGTTGGACGAGACCCTGAAACACATTAAGGCAACCGATCCTGCGGAAACTGTCCAGAGCTGGATAGAGTTACTGACCGGTAAGACCTGTGGAGCGTCACTTGGGTTGGGAAACCAGAGGCAAAGCAAAGGTGATCGGTTGAACTGAATTTCAAGGGGTTTATCAGGAACATGATATTGATCCTTAGGATATGACACCAATATCTGATGAGGGAATGCGGGCTACCACCATCTTCTGGTGGTCATACATTTTACCTGCTGTAGCCTGCCAAGACAACGTCCTCCGGGTCAAGTACTGCTTTTTAATAGTGGCCATCCCTACTGGCTCAATGAGAAATCTCCATCCTGGGGCAAACttaatcaaatattttttttaaatgtacccaCCTGTCCACAGTCCCCCCTGTTCCAATGCTGCAGCTCCATTCCCAACCATTTTGGGTCCCCGTCTGAGTGGTTTGGTGTCGTGACCATAAAGCCATTGATCGGTCATTACTCCGGGCAATAGCTGTATTTTAAGCCTTTGCTCATGGAGGTAGTGCCATTTCCATCCCCATGGTCCCTGTAATTAGGGGGATCTTGCATCCTTCCAGGATGCACAGGTCCTAGTCAGTGGTTGTCATGACCCACCTGGGAACCTGTATAACAAATGACTCCCATAAAAATCTGCATGTGCAGCAAGTCATTTTCTTGTCAGGTTCCCTGGCAAATCATGAGAACCTGGATCCCCTCGGgttgagatagatatatatagatatagatatagatatatatagatatatatagatatagatatatatatatatatatatatatatatatatatatatatatatatatatataatatatatatatatatatatatatatgctttgtGGCTCAGTAGGGCACCTTCAGTATCACTTTAAACACCACCCCATTGGAGGCTGTCTTTATTGCACCAGTTCTGAGAAGCTGCAGTTGGGAAAGTCCTCATAGATCACCACTGAATCATTGAGAACTGGTATCCGTGTTGGggaccgcaaaacatccaacggtcatgtgcatgagcccatatcaTGTGTTAGCGCTTCCTTACGTAACATTTCTGACGCTTTATTTTTACCAGGTGAAACATGGAACCCGTTCAAGCTTCAGTACCAACTCCGAAACGTTCGAGAACGTATTGCCAAGAGCTTGGTGGAGAAGGGAATCTTGACCACAGAGAAGCAAAACTTCCTGCTCTTCGACATGACCACCCACCCTGTAACCAATACCACAGAGAAGCAACGACTGGTGAAGAAGCTGCAAGAATCTGTCCTCGAAAAGTGGGTGAATGACCCACATCGCATGGACAAACGGACACTgtccctgctggtcctggccCACTCCTCTGACGTCCTGGAGAACGCCTTCTCCACACTGCCGGATGACAAGTATGACATGGCCATGAACAGATCCAAAGACCTCCTAGATTTGGATCCTGACGTAGAAGCCACGAAACCCAACTGCACAGAAATGATCTGGGCCGTATTGTCTGCTTTCAACAAATCTTAAGATCTATGGTGGTGGGAATTAAACCGGACGAAGGATTCATCCATATTGTTTTCCAGAACGTTCAGTGGGGCAGGAGAGATGCAGAGATCGAAAACTTTGCTTGAACATGAATTCTGAACCTCCAGCCCCCAAATACCCTTCCATCTGCTACCTACCCACATACCTAGTGTATTGGTAGAGCACATGGAAGCAGTGGACTCTGTAGCTACCGTAATacacgtttttgttttttctttgtagggcttaaaaaaaaaatcagcaagtAAGGTTCACTCAACAACCTGATAATTCTGGAGTCTTCAATGGTCCATGGTGATGTACATTGGTACAAATGTGCACCCCCTTCTTCCGTTCTAAATAGGCTGTGGACTCTTGAGTGGTCAGGTCACAAGCGAGTGACCGTTGTACCTAGTTGATGTCTCCTGCTCACGTTTTCTATGACGATCACACAAAAAGACATGTAGACTTTTTTGAAGGATATGTATAAGTTGCACAGATTTGGGccatgataaatgtttttttaactttttttgtttttaggttGCGAAGCCACTTCTATAACTTGATCTCGTTAATTATTTGCAATGTAGCTTTAAtagagaggggggaaaaaaattaaaatatgtttCTTTAGGAACAGTACATCGGGATCTTCGTGATTTATTTATGCTCTTCACAGAAGTTCTTCCTTTCCAGCTTGTATTGGGCAGATTTTGTATCTAGAA
This region of Bufo gargarizans isolate SCDJY-AF-19 chromosome 11, ASM1485885v1, whole genome shotgun sequence genomic DNA includes:
- the LOC122921971 gene encoding Golgi phosphoprotein 3-like A codes for the protein MTTLIRRGRRGEEGPDKRADSDDSSKDKDEDAAGDCKDMRLTLMEEVLLLGLKDKEGYTSFWNDCISSGLRGGILIELALRGRVILEPATLRKKRLLDRRVLLKSEAPTGDVLLDETLKHIKATDPAETVQSWIELLTGETWNPFKLQYQLRNVRERIAKSLVEKGILTTEKQNFLLFDMTTHPVTNTTEKQRLVKKLQESVLEKWVNDPHRMDKRTLSLLVLAHSSDVLENAFSTLPDDKYDMAMNRSKDLLDLDPDVEATKPNCTEMIWAVLSAFNKS